From one Dermacentor andersoni chromosome 1, qqDerAnde1_hic_scaffold, whole genome shotgun sequence genomic stretch:
- the LOC126516682 gene encoding uncharacterized protein: MSDTYDKLLEVSNRHDKEIELLRKRVDDIEANQDGQQIRKLRQELNDLSQYSRRQNMEIHGMPVTDGEDLLSKVHSLAVKLDLPTLVANDIEGLHRLPSQPDKVPVVLIRFANRSTKTDWISKRKECEDDIRFFDNLTASSRNLLWLAKMKAKEMKYAFVWSKEGKIYARKQPGARAIRIACEEDIDKMA, translated from the coding sequence ATGTCTGACACGTATGACAAATTGCTCGAAGTATCTAATAGGCATGACAAGGAAATCGAGCTCCTGCGTAAGAGAGTTGACGACATTGAGGCAAACCAGGACGGGCAGCAAATTCGAAAACTGCGTCAGGAATTGAACGACCTGAGCCAGTACAGTAGGCGGCAAAACATGGAAATACATGGAATGCCTGTGACAGATGGTGAAGATTTACTAAGCAAAGTACACAGCCTTGCTGTGAAGCTTGACTTGCCCACACTTGTAGCAAATGACATTGAAGGGCTACACCGCCTTCCATCTCAACCAGACAAGGTGCCTGTGGTTTTGATCCGTTTTGCCAACCGATCCACAAAAACAGACTGGATTTCAAAGCGCAAAGAATGCGAAGATGACATTCGATTCTTTGATAACCTGACGGCTTCTAGCAGGAATTTACTGTGGCTCGCTAAAATGAAGGCTAAGGAAATGAAGTACGCTTTCGTCTGGTCAAAGGAAGGAAAGATCTACGCTCGAAAGCAACCTGGTGCACGAGCCATCAGGATCGCTTGTGAGGAGGACATTGATAAGATGGCTTAA